The genomic segment GATAGTTGAATCTACAGGATGCAGTGGCTGATTGGATGTGAGGGTGAATAAGGAGAAGTCCAAGATTCTGACCCGGATTTCTGGTTCAGACACCCTGATGGTTTGTGTCACTGTTCCCTGAAATCACGGCCACATAAAAATCAACAGGTTTGAAGGGGAAAATGAAGGTTCTGCTCAAGAATGAATAAGTTTAAAATGAGTGTGGGGCAACCAGGAGGAAATACCTAATGGCGGTGTATGAGTCAGAAGCTCAGACAAAAACCTGGAGACAGAGGCACAAGCTTGGGTCTAAATCAGCATTTGAAAACTCTTCTTTGAGAACtgtctttgtgccaggcactgttttagatGGCTGTGCTACCGCAGTGGACAAACACACAAAAGTTCTTGGGTCCCCATGGGGCTTATTTCCATAGAAATGGTAAGTAAAGATCTGCAACAGGTAGGCCTCTTTACCCAGAGAGGGTGGTGACAGAAAAGAACTTAGCTAAGAATACTGGGAAGCACTAGAAAGTAAAGGATGTGCCAAAGAAAGGAATCTGGAAAATAGACTGATGGCCCTGAAAACTACCAGATTCAAGACGGAGTGGGGGTgactggggcagggcagggccctaTGTGGGATGGAGAGAGAACTAAGGTAGGGTGGTCTTAGGATTCAAGAGCCCTCAATGTGCTTGAATGCCACTGGAAAGAGCCTGGTGGGGAGAATGGGTGCAGATACAGGAGCTGGCACTAGAGCAGAAGGAGGTTAATTTGGAGCAGAAGTGGGGAGGTGCAGAGTAAGACAGGAGGCGGGAGGCAAGCCCACTGCACTAGAAcatggggaaaggggagaggatGTGTGGATGCAGAAAGTTTGCAAGATGTTGAAGATGTGCTTATCTGACAGCACCTGTTCCCACTATCAGGAACAAGGTTATCTGCCCACAGTAAATGAGCGTGGAGTGGAAGTCTGAGAAAAGTGGACAAGGTTGAAATAGACACCATAGTGAATGGGGAAAGCAAGCTGAGAAGGCAAGGGGAGCTGCTGGGAGGCAGTGGGTTGGGGGCCTCACTGGCTGGTTGGATGAATGAAGGGCAATGGACCAAGGAATAGCAGGGTTAAAACAACGGATCTGAGTCAATAGAATGTTGCTGGTAGTCAATGCTGCCGGCTCTTGTGTCAAGTAACTGTGGATCAAATCCCCAGTCTGAGCTTCTCAGGTGTGTGCACCATACAAGTCACAGTAAGTGAGCAAGGGGCAGATGAAATGAAAAAGGGAACTTGTTACATAAAAActgttgggccaggcatggtggctcacatctgtaatcccagaaccttgggaggccgaggtgggcagatcacctgagttcaggagttcgagatcagcctgaacaacatggtgaaaccctgtctctactaaaaatacacaacttagctgggcatggtggtatgcacctgtagtcccagctacttaggaggctgaggcacgaggacctttagaacccaggaggcagaggttgcagtgagccaagattgtgccactgcactccagcctgggtgacagagtgagactctgtctccaaaaacaaaacaaacaaaacgaaaaaGCAAACTGTTGAAGCTGAGAGCTACTTGCAGTTCGGTGATCACttggacatatatttttaaatttctaaaataaacagaaaaaaacaaatcctccAGAGCCCCTATTACCCAGATGACACCCAATCTTGCAGAGCACAGCCGTTCCTGGTCACATCAAGCTACCTGACCTTTCCCGCCAGGCACCAACTGCTTGCTGTGGGGGTGTGAGTCTGTACGCGTGCatgctcctccctcagccttggGGACACCCCCCATCACCTCCATCTTCACAACTGTTGATGGCCTTGTGCTGGCCCCTCCTCCCAGAGTGGAGAACACCGCTGGAAACCCTCTGTGATGCTGCCCAGCCTTCCTGTCTGGTCACCCATGTTAACCAGAGCCAACCCACCATGCCTTGAATGCAGCTTCAGTCCCCTGGGCATCCTCTCCTCTGGCCAACCCTTCTGTAATCCTCCCCAGCAGTGTGGCTGCCTTGCCTGCCAGAAGCCTCCTGACTCAAGCTGGAGAGATACAGCCTtgtcttgcacttcccaggtctCTCATCTCCTGTGACCCTGCAGTTCTGCTCAGACCTGGAACCGCATTACCCTGCTGAGGGTCTCGGCAGGGTCTTGGGAAACTGCCGCATAATTTTAGTTTAGTTCAACAGGCTGACTTCACCTCAAGTTTAGCTGCTGTCttgatgatttttctctttctgttccctGCTTCTGGAGATTCCAGTCGAACAAACCATGCTGGGGTTTAAGAGTGGGAAAGCTGGGGAGTGAAGGGGCAAATGCCCCTCCCACTGGCTGGTTCAGAGGCTCATCTTTCCAGGAACTTGGGGCAGAGGCCACCTGGGTCCCCTGTAGGCCATGAGCTCACACCTTCCTGTACACCCAGTCAGCCACTGAAAATCAAATCTCATCTCAGCTTTGGGCATTTCTCTGTAGTGATTCTCAGCAGAAGACCTGACACAGGCCAGGAGGAGTGAAACCCAGTAGGAGAGAAGCAGTCGAAGACACAAGCCCATTAACTTAACCTCGTATTATTAAACTTTCTCATTTAGTAACTGCTGTCCTGGCCCTAACACCACTTCCTGGAGGTGGGGTCGCTGCTTATGTTTCTCTCAAACCCAGGCTATTTGTTAGTGCAGAGGTCCCCTAGGCTGGCCTGCTCCAGCGTCTGCACCCTGGTGTCAGTGGCTGGGAATgagctgtgcccccacccaaccCAGTCCTAAGGGGTGCCCAGCCAGGGGCATCAAAGTCCCTCCAGTGGTGGTGCCTCAGGGGGCAGAAGGAGGCGCACCACCTGCTgtaagctgaggagggaggaggtaTATTTGAAGCCTCGGAAGGAAGTCAGGGGACAGGGGAGTGGGGGCGCTGGCTTTGCAGAAATGAATGGGGTGGGCTGCTGTGCTCAGGGCATACTGGCTCTGGACACAGTGAGATGTCCAGGAGATACTATGTAGCAATCTCCACTTGTTTGGCAAAATATGTTAAGAAAATTACCCAAATGCCAAAGGGGAGGAAGAACCACCTCAGTGGCCGACCTTTTGTTTCTGAGAGAAAACACTATTTTAATTAGGACTAGCTTTAAGGCCTTCCATACATATACATATCCACAGTTAGATTTCAAACAGCAAAGAGGTAATCAAATCAGCTCATCTGGTCTGAAATTTTAACAAGACTTAGCTAAATGTTACAGAAAAATAACCCAGCATTGATCTCCTTGGAACTGCACGTCCATGGTGGCTGAAGGCTGGGCCTCCTGCAGTCTGCCTGCCCCGAGCAGCTGTGCACGCACCTGCCAACCCCACCTGCCTGGTATGGGCGTGGCCACAGGCACCCTTCCCAGAACAGCAACTCATGTTAGGTTTggcacataaattttattttactttcacattGACATATTCAAGAAACCATTCTGAGAaaaggaaggtggaggctgcctTGAAACAaagcctgcctccctcctccaccccggGCTCATGAGCACTGTGCAGGCTCAGGCTGGCACTCATCACAGGAAACTGTCCCGGGTCTCAGTGGCCCTGGCTGTAGACGGCATCTGAAATGGTCACTGTGGCTCTCCCTGCACCAGGGCCTACCTCACTGTCAGGAAGTGGCACTGCTGGAGGCTAGCTGGGCCCCAGGTTTTATTGCTGGTGAACTTGGTCACCCACCTTCCAGTCACATGGTCCAGGATGGTGGTGTGATCGGAATGGCTCTGGTGGTGCCCATTTTGCTGAGATGAAAGGAATCGATATGTGTAAACTACACTGAATTCTGTGATGCTGGCAAGTTGCCCTTGCTAGTCTTCAGCCCCAAGGGGAGAGCTCCCTGGAAGAGACAGCTGGAGACTCACGGCTGACAacccaggcaagacaagtcaGAACAGATGTGCCCAATCTAAAGTAGCCTGAGCTCCAAGCCTAACCAGCCCTCCCATTCCTGGGCCATGTTCCTTTTAAGGTCCCAAAGACATTGCCCTTCTCAGGTAGAAAAAGCCTCCCccactcactttttaaaatcgtATTTCTTGTGCCAAATCAAGTGGGTGCCTGGCAGCCACAGGTTCAGAAGCATGTACAAACATTACATGGATTATGGATTCTGAAAAGATGGACCCCTGGACACCACACCACCCTCTGGCCATCGCTGAATGTCCACAGGAACAAAACAGTCACAGAAAGAATGCTTTGCCTCCACAATCACAGCAGCACCAAAATGAAGGCCAGAGGTGCCGTTTTACGCCTCAGATCCGATGCTGCACAAGCCTCTGTGATTTTGCCAGTCCCCTTGCTTCTCTGTCCCTCCTCAGAGCGCTGGGTGCTGTTCCTGTGACACACCAGTGACAGGTGAGGCCACCCCCGACTGGCCAGGAAAGCCTCGGGCTCATCCCCTTCCTTGACACCTAAGGGAAATGGCTCCTAAACCCGTGTAATGCTTCCTCCCTGCTGGGCTCTCAAACTTTTCTACCCTCTGATGTGTGCAAAGGCCAGCGACATCTTAATGAcaatggcaggggtgggggcagggtccTCAGAGCATCTTACATCCAAACTAAGTCCTAACAGTCAGGGTCTTACGTCATATGCTGAGGTACTCACAGGTGCATGAGAGACCTCAGACATCCTAAAAGGAGGGATGTGGTGGAGAAAGGGTCATTTCTGGGCTCAGATCTCCACCTGGTTAGCCCCGGGACTAACAGATATCTGCATAGGTCTTATGCATTAGTTTAGCAAAAAATCTGGTTTCTGGTACCCAAAGAGCTTAAAGTCCCCTTCAAAACGTGCATATAGGCGTCGGATGTCTCGTTTGCTGATGCCCAGGAAATAGTGCTCCACCTTGGTTCTGTTATACACGGTAATACCTGGAGGAATGGTTGGGTACGACACCAGGTGGTCAATGCCAGCTTCTTTTAAGATGTATGGAGCATCGTCCTCCAGGGTCTCGTGGTGTCCAATCACACTGTACATTATCTCACAGGGAGCGCAGAGCTCTACATACGTCACCCAGTGAATGATGTGGTCCCCAAACTGAAGGTCTAGCCATCTGTGGTTTGGATCGCCCAGGTAGCGCACGAAATCTTCAAACTGGATCCCCCGGGTCTCCGTTCGGTTCCTCCTGTATTTTCTGATGATGCCAGGGGCAATCTCATGCCTGTACCAAGGCTCAAACCGGGGATTGTGAACAAATTTATCCTTAAATGCAGAAATCAGTCTTTCAAAGGGATCTCTTACAATAAAAAACTTGAAGTATGTT from the Callithrix jacchus isolate 240 chromosome 14, calJac240_pri, whole genome shotgun sequence genome contains:
- the CHST10 gene encoding carbohydrate sulfotransferase 10 isoform X2, which translates into the protein MVAYSAKQEFLFLTTMPEVGKLPEEKHIPEELKPTGKALPDSRLIQPLVYMERLELIRNVCRDEALKNLSHTPVSKFVLDRIFVCDKHKILFCQTPKVGNTQWKKVLIVLNGVFPSIEEIPENVVHDHEKNGLPRLSSFSDAEIQKRLKTYFKFFIVRDPFERLISAFKDKFVHNPRFEPWYRHEIAPGIIRKYRRNRTETRGIQFEDFVRYLGDPNHRWLDLQFGDHIIHWVTYVELCAPCEIMYSVIGHHETLEDDAPYILKEAGIDHLVSYPTIPPGITVYNRTKVEHYFLGISKRDIRRLYARFEGDFKLFGYQKPDFLLN